Proteins from a genomic interval of Nitrospirota bacterium:
- a CDS encoding TetR/AcrR family transcriptional regulator has product MGTTTQVEAPLSRVARRKAKTNQRLLEVARKLFSEKGIYWGKVEDITEMADLGKGTFYKYFDSKEAIIRALLEEGLSELLGQTEHAVEQASSNSKILSAMIAARVDFFLTQPDYLLFLHQIRGLMQLRVDSAHELCEVYDIHLRRLAQLVKPAIGTSGSIKARDLATAIASYTSGLLTYHALFEGSDAMTHRRDHFVDMLERSLQALLKTGNGSSKPARSRRG; this is encoded by the coding sequence ATGGGCACAACAACGCAGGTTGAGGCGCCTCTGTCTCGGGTCGCGAGACGGAAGGCGAAAACGAATCAACGGTTGTTAGAGGTTGCGCGGAAACTCTTCTCCGAGAAAGGTATTTACTGGGGCAAGGTTGAAGATATTACGGAGATGGCCGACCTCGGGAAAGGAACGTTCTACAAGTATTTCGATTCGAAAGAGGCGATCATCCGTGCCCTGCTTGAGGAGGGGCTGAGCGAGTTGTTGGGACAAACGGAGCATGCCGTTGAACAGGCGTCTTCCAACTCAAAGATTTTATCGGCGATGATCGCGGCGAGGGTCGACTTTTTCCTGACGCAACCGGACTACTTGCTGTTCCTTCACCAGATTCGTGGGCTGATGCAGCTTCGGGTCGATTCCGCCCATGAGTTATGTGAAGTCTACGATATCCATCTTCGCCGCCTCGCACAATTGGTGAAGCCGGCCATCGGGACCAGCGGATCTATCAAAGCTCGTGATCTTGCGACGGCCATTGCTTCATACACGTCCGGGCTGCTGACGTACCACGCATTGTTTGAAGGATCGGACGCGATGACTCACCGGCGCGATCACTTTGTGGACATGCTCGAACGGAGTCTCCAGGCCCTGCTGAAAACCGGTAACGGATCATCCAAACCGGCTCGGAGCCGTCGGGGCTGA
- a CDS encoding isoamylase early set domain-containing protein — protein MKQPARKKVESPRSPRRPSTKQLVSFEYFDPSATVVTLVGDFNRWDMKVRPLKRDAGGLWKVRVQLEPGTYQYKFVVDGVRWEEDPLNLHRAYNEHGTFNSIRKVAQPPVKTGDRGAGTAKGDHGHNNAG, from the coding sequence ATGAAACAGCCTGCTCGTAAAAAGGTGGAGTCTCCCCGTTCTCCGCGACGGCCCTCGACCAAGCAATTGGTGTCGTTCGAATACTTCGATCCCTCGGCAACCGTGGTGACACTCGTGGGGGATTTCAATCGATGGGACATGAAGGTCCGGCCGCTCAAGCGCGATGCGGGGGGCCTCTGGAAGGTCCGCGTGCAATTAGAGCCCGGTACGTATCAGTATAAGTTTGTCGTCGATGGAGTGCGCTGGGAAGAAGATCCGCTGAATCTGCATCGTGCCTATAATGAGCATGGCACGTTCAACTCGATCAGGAAGGTCGCACAACCACCTGTCAAGACGGGCGATAGGGGAGCTGGTACGGCGAAAGGAGATCATGGGCACAACAACGCAGGTTGA
- a CDS encoding OmpA family protein yields the protein MERYRAEATLMNKHMAIIGIVAILGLGLSGCVSNGTHEQTLAELDKARKAAAQQAEVDKSSLAEQVARVADLEKAKALVGNELLAAQTELSRTQAELVRARDVAEREQESSRRLRDQVIKAQEESRQVQNLSGEVRRERDQLKTKADDLNRQLETGRQDLANRENALSGTKARVAVLEKQEQDLTDALSAARGDIRNLTTKLEAEHTQVATLQEDKKRLLGGTTTAQSEIARLQKRAGELETEAMRAKDLDKQVTERNQEIGLLRHSLADRDAVAAALASQGGELKNTRQRVDQLTAELATMSGESAAFKHERDNLAGQVAKLDETTASLKKSKEEALASLETQQAALKRLEQEKAAKDAEIKRLAGTYEDLAASLRSEIAQGDIKIKQVQDRLTINVVDRILFDSGSAKIKPAGLKVMKTVGDVLKKITDKQIRIEGHTDNVPIGVGLKDRFASNWELSTARATSVVRYLIDEGGVAPEFLTAAGHADTQPVVANTSDEGRAQNRRIEIALYPKDLRSIAEGIR from the coding sequence ATGGAGCGATATAGAGCAGAGGCAACCTTGATGAACAAGCATATGGCCATCATCGGAATCGTGGCCATTCTCGGCCTAGGGCTGAGCGGATGTGTCTCCAACGGAACACATGAGCAGACGTTGGCTGAGCTCGACAAGGCTCGGAAAGCGGCGGCTCAACAAGCCGAGGTCGACAAGAGCAGTCTGGCCGAGCAAGTGGCTCGCGTTGCCGATTTAGAGAAAGCCAAGGCGCTGGTCGGGAATGAATTACTGGCCGCCCAGACGGAGCTTTCGAGGACTCAGGCCGAGTTGGTCCGAGCGAGAGATGTGGCTGAACGGGAACAGGAGAGCAGCCGCCGGTTGCGGGATCAGGTGATCAAGGCTCAAGAGGAGAGCCGACAGGTCCAGAACTTGTCAGGAGAAGTCCGTCGCGAGCGCGATCAGCTCAAGACGAAAGCGGATGATCTAAATCGTCAACTTGAAACAGGTCGGCAGGACCTCGCCAACCGTGAGAATGCGTTGAGCGGGACAAAGGCTCGCGTGGCAGTCCTGGAGAAGCAGGAGCAGGATTTGACCGATGCCCTGAGTGCGGCGCGCGGAGATATCCGCAACCTGACGACCAAGCTTGAAGCCGAACATACTCAGGTGGCTACATTGCAGGAGGACAAGAAACGGTTGTTGGGAGGCACGACCACGGCACAAAGCGAAATTGCACGTTTGCAGAAACGGGCCGGTGAGTTGGAGACCGAGGCGATGCGGGCCAAAGATTTGGACAAGCAGGTGACGGAACGGAATCAGGAAATCGGCCTATTGCGACATTCCCTCGCCGATCGCGATGCCGTCGCTGCCGCCTTGGCCTCCCAAGGGGGTGAGCTCAAGAATACGAGACAGCGAGTGGATCAGCTCACCGCTGAATTGGCAACAATGAGCGGGGAGTCTGCCGCCTTCAAGCATGAACGAGACAATCTCGCCGGACAAGTCGCCAAGCTCGACGAGACGACTGCCTCCCTCAAAAAGAGTAAGGAGGAAGCCCTCGCCTCGCTCGAGACCCAGCAAGCAGCGCTGAAGCGCTTAGAGCAGGAAAAGGCAGCGAAGGATGCGGAGATCAAGCGTCTCGCGGGAACCTATGAGGATCTCGCAGCGTCGTTGCGGTCCGAGATTGCCCAAGGCGATATCAAAATCAAGCAGGTGCAGGATCGTTTGACGATCAACGTGGTGGATCGCATTCTCTTCGACTCCGGCAGCGCCAAGATCAAACCGGCAGGGCTCAAGGTGATGAAAACTGTCGGCGATGTCTTGAAGAAGATCACGGACAAGCAGATTCGCATCGAAGGCCATACCGACAACGTGCCGATCGGAGTGGGACTGAAAGACAGATTTGCTTCGAATTGGGAGCTGTCGACGGCGCGGGCCACTAGCGTGGTTCGCTACCTGATCGATGAAGGCGGCGTGGCTCCTGAATTCTTGACGGCGGCCGGACATGCAGACACGCAACCCGTTGTCGCCAACACCTCCGACGAGGGGCGCGCTCAAAATCGGCGGATCGAAATCGCCTTGTACCCGAAGGATCTGAGGAGTATTGCCGAGGGTATTCGCTAG
- the glgC gene encoding glucose-1-phosphate adenylyltransferase produces MRTVIQGKRVLAIIMAGGKGSRLMPLTELRSKPAVPFGGKYRIADFVLSNFLNSGIMAMYVLVQYRSQSLIEHLRRAWRIGGRIKQHFITVVPPQMKAGGGWYEGTADAVYHNLNLIRDFAPDLVAVFGADHIYRMDINQMIQFHQAKKSEVTVAALPVPLHAATGFGIIETDRDGRVTGFEEKPKHPKPMVQDPEHAYSSMGNYLFDAELLINVLEEDASKPGSHDFGRDIIPHLIKRNRVMAYNFRDNLVPGIKPYEEPGYWRDVGTLEAYWQAHMDMLGSAPLFDLRNEEWPILTDTFDGPTVSFARATIEDSLVGQGSLVIDAKIRRSVIGRNVHIEHGAEIDECIILDGSRIGSKARLRRVIADRYNLIPQSAEIGFVPDEDRKSYQTTKSGLVILPRGQSDGKGGFRTPVSS; encoded by the coding sequence ATGAGGACCGTCATACAAGGGAAGCGCGTATTAGCCATTATCATGGCCGGTGGAAAAGGCTCACGGCTGATGCCGTTGACCGAGCTACGGAGCAAGCCGGCCGTGCCGTTTGGCGGGAAATACCGTATCGCGGACTTCGTCCTGAGCAACTTTTTGAATTCCGGGATCATGGCCATGTATGTGCTCGTACAGTATCGGTCGCAATCGCTGATCGAACATCTTCGGCGAGCCTGGCGGATCGGGGGACGGATCAAGCAGCATTTCATCACCGTCGTGCCCCCGCAAATGAAGGCCGGGGGCGGGTGGTATGAAGGGACGGCCGACGCGGTCTATCACAACCTCAATCTCATTCGGGACTTTGCGCCGGATTTGGTCGCAGTCTTCGGGGCGGACCACATCTATCGCATGGACATTAACCAGATGATCCAGTTCCACCAGGCGAAGAAGTCCGAGGTGACGGTGGCGGCGTTGCCGGTACCGCTGCATGCCGCTACGGGATTTGGGATTATTGAAACGGACCGTGACGGACGGGTTACCGGTTTTGAAGAGAAGCCCAAGCATCCGAAACCGATGGTCCAGGATCCTGAGCACGCCTATTCGTCGATGGGCAATTACCTCTTTGACGCCGAGCTGCTCATCAACGTGTTGGAGGAGGATGCCTCGAAGCCTGGATCGCATGATTTCGGCCGGGATATTATTCCTCACTTGATCAAGAGGAATCGTGTGATGGCCTACAACTTCCGCGATAACCTCGTGCCGGGAATCAAGCCCTATGAGGAGCCAGGCTATTGGCGGGACGTCGGGACGTTGGAGGCCTATTGGCAGGCGCATATGGACATGTTGGGCTCTGCGCCATTGTTTGATCTTCGTAACGAGGAATGGCCGATTCTGACCGATACCTTCGACGGCCCGACGGTGAGTTTCGCTCGCGCGACGATCGAGGATTCGTTGGTGGGACAAGGCAGTCTGGTGATCGATGCCAAGATCCGCCGTTCGGTCATCGGCAGGAATGTCCACATCGAGCACGGAGCCGAAATCGATGAATGTATCATCCTGGACGGATCCAGGATCGGCTCCAAGGCGCGTCTTCGCCGGGTCATCGCCGATCGCTATAACTTGATTCCACAGTCAGCAGAAATCGGATTCGTGCCCGACGAGGACCGGAAATCGTATCAGACGACGAAATCGGGGTTGGTCATTCTTCCGCGAGGCCAGTCTGACGGCAAGGGTGGCTTCCGCACACCAGTTTCTTCATAG
- the treY gene encoding malto-oligosyltrehalose synthase: MQQTTHPRIPVSTYRIQLNKTFTFRDVAKIVPYLHDLGITDLYCSPYFTAVPGSMHGYDIVDPTTLNPEIGTEEDYRAMVSELHLRGMGQLLDVVPNHMGITQQLNGWWQDVLENGPSSPYASFFDIDWDPLKLELREKVLLPILGDQYGVVLENQELQLVYQDGRFIVQYYDHCLPVAPKPSALILAHRLPALTQELGVNDSHVMELESLITALKHLPSRQDRAPDAVAERYREKEIIKRRLSALVSGSEPIRVFLHENVRVINGTKGDPRSFDLLDQMLNDQAYRLAYWRVAAEEINYRRFFDINELAAIRMEIPAVFEETHKLILRLVKDGAVTGLRIDHVDGLYDPADYLQKLQHWARKELPLTSESTNRPLYVLVEKILGVNEQIPDNWPVFGTTGYDFLGWLNALFVDRTYERAFDAIYTRFIGRDKPFDELTYRCKQLIMQASMASELSVLGHQLDRLSERDRRSRDFTLNSLTHAIQEIIACFPVYRTYITGAPDGILDRDRIFVWQAVTQAKRRNPAVSGLVFDFVRDLLLKPSDQTESDREGRLKFVTKFQQMTSPVTAKGIEDTAFYRYHRFISLNEVGSNPQQFGITPSLVHHQWIARQEHRSTSLSTTSTHDTKRSEDVRARLNVLSEIPKRWKHHVMRWQKLNRRFKKPASGHESVPGRNEEYLLYQTVLGVWPLEPMNEQAYARFVDRIQVYMNKAVKEAKEHTSWVSPDGEYEEALKQFIAKVLDRSSSNAFLDDFLPFQEDVAQYGLYNSLSQVLAKIAAPGVPDLYQGSELWDFSLVDPDNRKPVDFAERARLLAELNKASATASGRMAVIEDLFAQRADGRIKLFFAAEALRYRRDHRALFLSGEYVPLEASGDKSEHLFAFARIHGEESIVTVIPRLLTRVIPDVSVPPLGAAVWGETWLPVPAVREGTNFHDIFTGAVLSTITRDERQVLPVSEILLRSPVAWLERMS; this comes from the coding sequence ATGCAACAGACCACCCATCCTCGCATTCCCGTTTCGACCTATCGGATTCAACTGAACAAGACCTTCACGTTTCGCGATGTGGCGAAGATCGTGCCGTACCTGCACGATCTCGGGATTACGGATCTCTATTGCTCGCCCTATTTCACGGCGGTGCCCGGTAGCATGCATGGCTACGACATCGTCGATCCGACCACCCTGAATCCTGAAATCGGGACCGAAGAAGATTATCGCGCGATGGTCAGTGAGTTGCACCTGCGTGGAATGGGTCAGCTCTTGGATGTGGTTCCGAATCACATGGGGATCACGCAGCAGCTCAATGGCTGGTGGCAGGATGTGCTTGAAAACGGGCCGAGCTCTCCCTATGCGTCGTTTTTCGATATCGATTGGGATCCGCTGAAGCTGGAGTTGCGGGAAAAGGTCCTGCTCCCGATTCTCGGAGATCAGTATGGCGTCGTGCTGGAAAATCAAGAACTGCAATTGGTCTATCAGGATGGGCGGTTTATCGTGCAGTACTACGACCATTGCCTGCCGGTCGCCCCAAAGCCGTCCGCGTTGATTCTGGCGCATCGGCTGCCAGCGCTGACTCAGGAGCTGGGCGTCAACGATTCGCATGTGATGGAACTGGAGAGCCTCATCACGGCATTGAAACACTTACCGTCTCGACAGGATCGGGCTCCCGATGCGGTCGCCGAACGTTATCGCGAAAAAGAAATCATCAAGCGCCGCTTGAGTGCGCTGGTTTCCGGCAGCGAGCCGATTCGGGTATTTCTCCATGAAAACGTGCGCGTGATCAATGGCACGAAGGGGGATCCTCGAAGTTTCGACCTGCTGGATCAGATGCTGAACGACCAGGCGTATCGGCTCGCGTACTGGCGGGTTGCGGCGGAAGAAATCAACTATCGACGATTTTTTGATATCAACGAGTTGGCCGCAATCCGCATGGAGATCCCGGCGGTCTTCGAAGAGACGCATAAGCTCATTTTGCGATTGGTCAAGGATGGCGCGGTCACGGGGCTTCGCATCGATCATGTCGATGGGCTGTACGATCCGGCCGATTATTTACAGAAACTACAACATTGGGCTCGAAAAGAATTGCCACTCACGTCCGAGTCCACCAACAGGCCGTTGTACGTGCTGGTCGAAAAGATTCTCGGCGTCAATGAACAAATCCCGGATAATTGGCCGGTCTTCGGCACGACCGGCTATGATTTTCTTGGCTGGCTGAATGCGCTGTTCGTGGATCGTACTTACGAACGAGCATTCGATGCCATCTATACCCGGTTTATCGGGAGAGACAAACCCTTTGACGAACTCACGTATCGATGTAAGCAGCTGATCATGCAGGCCTCCATGGCCAGTGAGCTCAGTGTGCTGGGCCATCAATTGGATCGATTGTCCGAACGGGACCGCCGGTCGCGGGATTTCACGCTGAATAGCTTGACCCACGCGATTCAGGAGATTATTGCCTGTTTCCCCGTGTATCGCACCTATATAACGGGAGCCCCGGACGGGATCCTCGACCGGGACCGGATATTCGTGTGGCAGGCGGTGACCCAGGCGAAACGACGGAATCCAGCCGTGAGCGGCTTGGTCTTCGACTTCGTGAGGGATCTCCTGTTGAAACCATCGGACCAGACTGAGTCGGACCGGGAAGGCCGGTTGAAGTTCGTGACGAAATTCCAGCAGATGACCAGCCCCGTCACGGCCAAGGGCATTGAGGACACGGCGTTCTATCGCTACCACCGGTTCATTTCGCTGAACGAAGTCGGATCCAATCCCCAGCAATTCGGCATCACGCCTTCGCTCGTGCATCATCAATGGATCGCACGGCAGGAGCACCGGTCCACTTCGCTCTCGACAACCTCGACACACGATACCAAACGTAGCGAAGACGTTCGGGCACGGCTCAACGTGCTCTCAGAGATTCCGAAGCGCTGGAAGCATCATGTGATGCGCTGGCAGAAACTGAACCGGCGCTTCAAGAAGCCAGCCAGCGGCCACGAATCGGTGCCAGGCCGCAACGAAGAATATCTCCTATACCAGACCGTACTCGGAGTGTGGCCACTCGAACCCATGAATGAACAGGCGTATGCTCGATTCGTGGATCGCATCCAGGTCTACATGAATAAAGCGGTCAAGGAGGCGAAGGAGCATACCAGTTGGGTCAGTCCGGATGGCGAGTACGAAGAGGCGCTCAAGCAGTTTATTGCCAAGGTGTTGGACCGTTCGTCGTCGAATGCCTTTCTGGACGACTTTCTTCCCTTTCAAGAAGACGTCGCCCAATACGGTCTCTATAACTCTTTGTCGCAAGTACTCGCGAAGATCGCCGCGCCTGGTGTGCCAGATCTCTACCAGGGTTCGGAGTTGTGGGACTTCAGCCTGGTCGATCCAGATAACCGGAAGCCGGTCGATTTTGCGGAGCGAGCAAGGCTATTGGCTGAACTGAACAAGGCCTCGGCAACCGCATCAGGCCGTATGGCGGTCATTGAGGATCTGTTTGCCCAACGCGCCGACGGTCGGATCAAGCTGTTTTTTGCCGCAGAGGCGCTGCGCTATCGGCGGGACCACCGCGCGCTGTTTCTGTCAGGTGAGTATGTCCCGCTGGAGGCATCGGGAGATAAGAGCGAGCATCTGTTCGCGTTTGCCCGTATTCACGGCGAGGAGTCGATCGTGACCGTCATCCCTCGCTTGTTGACCAGGGTGATCCCGGATGTCTCTGTCCCTCCTCTCGGAGCAGCGGTATGGGGAGAGACGTGGTTGCCGGTGCCGGCTGTGCGGGAGGGTACGAACTTTCACGATATTTTTACCGGAGCGGTGCTGAGTACGATCACACGCGACGAGCGCCAGGTATTGCCGGTGAGCGAGATTCTTTTACGCAGTCCTGTGGCCTGGCTGGAAAGGATGTCATGA